The Salarias fasciatus chromosome 12, fSalaFa1.1, whole genome shotgun sequence DNA segment GCCTCTACACCATCATCTATACAGCCAAAGCATTATTCAGATTATCCACATAAAGGACTATAACAAGCTGAAGTGGGGGTGGGGTCATAAAATTCAATGTCACTTATGGTTCGTGGCGAGTTGTCTGTTGACCCACTATTCATAGCAGCTCTGATCAATAGATTAAAAGCTGAAAAGTGGTGTAGTAAACCTTTCCTGGTAGATGTGTGACTGTTCAATCTAAACCTTTTGTCGAGTTTCTTCTTTGACATTAAAGAAGTTCAAGTTTAGACAGTTATTACTTTATTCAAGGGCTGAAGTTTgtctgcaggattttttttttaatttgacaaaaACTTTTGCAAAGAGGCTCTATCAAGTGGAAAATGGCCAAAGAGGAAGACGAGTGGAAACATTTAAAGTTGGTTCAAGAACAAGTTGCTGGCACCATATGTGCTGACGaggaatatttatttttcaggagGAGGTACTAGTGTCTGATTGCTTTGCaaaatgtcttgttttcctttccgACATTGGATCATCAGATGGCTAGAAAAGGACAGGAATTCCTCTCATTTCCCTGTGCTTGCACTTCCTGTATTTCCTGTTGTTCTTGTGATGCTCCAAGTCAGGAAAAGATTTCCCACacatgcttttctttctttttctgttgcttttgcAGGAGAATCGACAATTTGGATCCAAGATGACAGACTCCAAGTACTTCACCACGACCAAGAAAGGTCTGCTTTCTCCTTATTTATATTCAGCGTGCTTATTACCATGTGAAGAAACTGACAGCTCCAAATTTCATTGTAGGCTTCATCCAACATTGGCAACAAGTTGCATTAAACCAGTTTGTTGAATGACACTGGATGGTGTTCCAAAGTCTGTTTTAGAAAGTGTTaacttgaaaatgtctttataatTCACTGCAAATCACGATCGCAAAGCTTAACGTTATTTGCGTGTTTAACTTTTATGTTTGTGATGCCGAGTATGAACTGGTGGTTTCATACTGTGTGATTTTGATCTCGGGTGAAAAACGCACACAtggttaaaatgttgaagtcTCCAATCGCGCATGTTGTGAGGTGGGTTCAGAGACAGCCATGGAAATCACAGACAGTCATTCCGGTCGTGGCTGTTGCTGCTGCCAATTCAGCTGACTGAATTCGTGAAGTCAGATTTAATattgaatccatccatctttgatGTCTCCTTATCGGACTCTGGATCAGCTCAGCTGACCTCACACACGCTGGACATGAGTCATGACAGGACAAACGGAGAAGGAAAGACAATCACATTCAGATCTACTGGCGATTTGGACCCTGAGAAAACCGTCAGAGAGCATGCAAACTCTGGACTCAAACTGGGAACAATCTCTATTCAGCCCATTAAATCACTGTGCAACTTCCTGTTGAATGAAGTTTATGAACTCCATGTTGCACAGCGGAGAAAGTTAATGAAGCGGCTCAGACTGAAGGATGAAGTGTGTAAAATGTTAATCTGTTGTCTTTGTGCCGGTGTCGCTGCTGAAGCATCAAGGTAGAGCCATTGAGAGGTGGCCCTGAGATAAAGCTGTTGTGGCTCTcgttgcatgtgtgtgttcctctcacACCTCGAGGAACTGTTCCTCTGAGAAAGTCGGGGAAAAGTAAACAGACGCTCATAGGCGACAGAGCGCCGACTCCTCGTGATCGCCCGGGCTTACTGCAGACCTGAtggtgtgtttctgctcagtctgctgctgaagtctTGAAGGAGATTGAATGTGATTAACGGTTTATGTTGGCTGGGAAACTCTTGAGTGAGTAGATTACAACTTAAGTCCCAAATTGACAGTGCACTCAcagtgtatgtttttttttttttttgctgtttaatttgtgtaaataatgaatctgctctgaaatgaaaacagagctgaGTCTGTCCGAGTTTTCTGCGAGTCAGTGCAAACTTTGTAACCAAACAGTGAAGAATCTCCTTTGTCACCCTTCATGAAATTCCCACGGAGACTTGTTGCATGAAATAGTTGCAGTGAGCACAAGACGAAACATTTGCCTCCACATATAAGTAGTCAGTGATGCTTTCACTCATTGTTCagtaaaaacaagtgtttttgtACAGTTTTGGTGGCTGGTTTAACCACATTAATGTGGGGGTGCTTACTGTGCTGCTAGTTTTTAAATGACACTGCTGTGAAAGCATCCCTCACATTCTCAGATTGTGATTCTTCGCCCACAACTCCATGCCTTCACTCTCCACTCTTATCACAAAGTGCGGAGGATTTTCTTGACATGTACCTCCAGCAGATCGCAGTCCGTCGTCCAGTTTGTGGGCACTGCTGCTTTGTCTGTTTGTCAAAAGGATTACACGGTGAATGATTCCTTctatttcttttgtgtgtgtgtgtgtgtgtgtgcgtgcgggcACAGGGGAGATCTTTGAGCTCAAGGCAGAGCTAAACAGTGataagaaagagaagaagaaggaggctGTAAAGAAAGTCATTGCATCCATGACAGTGGGCAAGGATGTCAGGTAAGCCCGTGACGATGAAGCCCGACAGGTGGAATCGTGCAGTCGTTCGCTGTTTTACGTGTTGATGCTGCCGTCACATCCCAGTCTTCCCTCTGTCAGTGCGCTGTTCCCAGATGTTGTGAACTGCATGCAGACGGACAACCTGGAGCTGAAAAAGCTGGTCTACCTCTACCTGATGAACTACGCCAAGAGTCAGCCTGACATGGCTATCATGGCTGTTAACACCTTTGTCAAGGTAAAAATTACTCTCATCAGTATGTAGAAGCTGCGTGAAGTTAGGAATTTCTCAGTTAAGCTAATTAATCAATACAGTTTGTGATTATTAGAAGTGTAGTTCTTGCATTCTAGTAACTGTGACTCCAGGTGGCTTCAGTATTACTCTGTTCAAAAGTAGGTAGACACACAAACTGTCAAACCCACCATGCTCTGATTCCCAGGACTGTGAAGACCCCAACCCCCTCATCCGGGCCCTGGCTGTTCGCACGATGGGCTGCATCCGTGTGGACAAAATCACGGAGTACCTCTGTGAGCCACTGAGAAAATGTCTGAAGGACGAAGACCCGTACGTGAGGAAGACGGCCGCCGTGTGTGTGGCGAAGCTCCACGACATCAACGCCCAGCTGGTGGAGGATCAGGGCTTCTTGGATACCCTGAAAGACCTGATCTCAGACTCCAACCCCATGGTACGCCGGCTGAGCCTGCTCGATTTCTTCTCCGAGTGGCACAGCTGCCTTCAAGGTTTCATCTTGAAAGCTCAGAAGTGTTTTACATGATGCCATCAGTGtgtgattagattttttttctgggtgTTTGTCTCTCCTCCTGCCATTAGGTCGTAGCAAACGCAGTGGCGGCGCTGTCTGAGATAGCGGAGTCTCATCCCAACAGTAACCTGCTGGACCTCAACCCTCAGACCATAAACAAGTTGTTAACGGCTCTTAATGAGTGCACAGAGTGGGGACAGATTTTCATCCTGGACTGCCTGGCCAATTACACACCGCGTGATGACCGTGAGTCTCAAAGGTAACCAGTGTAATATTATGATCACTGTTTATTGTTCTGTGTGTCAgttgacacccccccccccagtggacGTGGTTTAATCTTGTGGTTTTCTATCCATCAGCATCTGTGAGCGTGTGACCCCACGGCTCTCCCACGCCAACTCCGCGGTGGTGCTGTCAGCCGTCAAGGTTCTAATGAAGTTCATGGAGATGCTGCCTAAAGATCTGGACTATTACGGCACTCTGCTGAAAAAGCTGGCCCCTCCACTGGTCACCCTCCTGTCTGCCGAGCCCGAGCTGCAATACGTGGCGCTCCGAAACATCAATCTCATCGTCCAGAGGCGGTCAGTGACAGATGAAGCCTTCTTCGCTCAATACGTCTGCATGaaattcatgtttgtttgttttttttctttttcagcccAGAGATCCTGAAACACGAAATGAAGGTTTTCTTTGTGAAGTACAATGATCCGATCTATGTGAAACTGGAGAAGCTGGACATCATGATTCGCCTGGCGTCCCAAGCCAACATTGCTCAGGTAACACACCCGCGTCAATAATTCACCGTCGGTCAGTTAAAAACATCCTGATTGAGACGATGTGTGTGACGAGGACGTCTGTCCCCGACCAGGTGCTGGCCGAGCTGAAGGAGTACGCCACTGAGGTGGACGTGGACTTTGTGCGTAAAGCGGTCCGGGCCATCGGCCGCTGTGCCATCAAAGTGGAGGTGGGCGGAGGCCGTTTGTTCAAATATTTGTGTCGGCGGCGGTGTAATGTGGGGAAAAACGAGTTTATATGTCCGTGTTGATCACTGTTTCTGAAACGCTGAAGCAGACAGTGTGAATGATTAAAATCCAGCAGTAAGGCTCTCTTTCAAACACAAGGTGGCTCTGTCATGACAGCGCTGtgtgttaaaggaatactccacccaaaaaacgatttggcctcattttctactcaccctcatgctgagaaacactctggagcacttttttgacgtttcaaatgcagttggagatgtttggggattttcgttgtcaacaaacagggaccgacagagcccgacagaaaaaatggtccataaaatccaaaaaacgttcccattttccttcatactgctcgtccgctgtaatccaagtgtcctgagcgcgtaacgtccataattaattcttaacgaggtcatttagtacattttaagagcccaaacagggcactttcatacagctccattgcatgtctgcgcgcgcaccctgaactacggaagccgcggcagaccaagccagacgcttgcgcgctttcagcgactacttttcttaattgcaagcgtagaagaagaagttccgctgtttatattctgctgtgagtgaccgagctgtggacaatcacaaaagtgattggctactgttttaaagctttgaattcggtgtcctgctgaaagggcacaagcgtgttgcttggtctgccgcggcttccgtagttcagggtgcgcgcgcagacatgcaatggagctgtatgacagcgccctgtttgggcgctaaaaatgtactaaatgacctcgttaagaattaattatggacgttacgcgctcaggacacttggattacagcggacgagcagtatgaaggaaaatgggaacgttttttggattttatggaccatttttcctgtcgggctctgtcggtccctgtttgttgaccacgaaaatccccaaacatctccaactgcatttgaatcgtcaaaaaagtgctccagagtgtttctcagcatgagggtgagtagaaaatgaggccaaatcgttttttgggtggagtattcctttaagagcCTGcactgatcagccataacattatgaccactgacaggTGAGGTGAATAACGCTGATTATCTCTTTATCATGCCAGCTGTCAGCTGATTGGGATAAATTATgcagaaagaagcagaaaccCACAATCTTATGAAACGGCAGCTCTTGTTGACTCTTCTCGATCTGCTGTAGTTAAAGTCTGTAAAAAGTGGTCCAAGGAAAGAAATTGCATCGCTgttctttttccccccagatCTTTCACAACATGTTTTCGTCTCTTTTGTCAGCAATCGGCTGAGCGCTGTGTCAGCACCCTGCTGGATCTCATCCAGACCAAGGTCAACTACGTGGTGCAGGAAGCCATTGTGGTCATCAAGGACATCTTCCGCAAGTACCCCAACAAGTGAGTTTCCTTTCTGCTCGAGTGAACAGTAGTACGGTACTTACTGCTTACTTATTTGCTCAGGGACTCGGGAGATCTGAGTTTAGTCCTAAACGTTATTGAATGTAGGATGTTGGGTCTGCGCTTCACTTGATGAATTGGTCACTTGTGAAAGCTGTGTTTGTTAAGGAGATAGACAATGGCATCACTTTGTTTCTTCATCAAGGTTTGTACAGACCCTCCGTTAGCAGTGTGTTTGTATGAATTAGGATTTTTCAACCTGAAGTCTGGGACCATGAAGGAGGGAAGCTTCTGTCATGATGTTGATGAATTCGATTTGATCATCTCAAAGAACTAAAGAGTAATAAATGGTTTAGAATCTAAATCAGGGCTGtataaaagaaggaaaatccCGACCCGTGCATCTCCTCAGGCTGCGGCTCAAAGTCTTTGCACAGCGCCTTCATCCGAAAAGAGGCACATTTACTTTGCTCAGGTCTTAATGGGTCAAGGTCTTCCGTGTGCCGTGAAGTAAAAGTGAACACGCTTCACTTATTGTTACCCGGGTTTTAATTTGTCAGAGTGAAGGCTCATTTAACCTCGAGGAAACTCTCCCGGCTGAACACGCTGCCTTCTCTGCATCCGGTGAGAGACCGTGCTGATTGGGCTGGAGCGTGAGTTCTGCTGCGGATCCAACAGAGTGGATTCATGTGCCAGACAGAAACCTCTCCCACTCAGCCTTAGACTCTCATCCCGGAGTCATGAGGCTCCAAGGGAGTTGCTTTGAAATGCTTCCAGCTCATCATGGCTCCTGCATTGAGCAATACGAGTCCATGCCCGGTTAAACTCCTGCTTTTCTCTATTAATTAGACATTTGGATCTTGACATATCTGGCTATAAAAACATCATATAAATGGATTTGGAATTTGCCAGGCTTTTCATGTAGACCAGAAATCCATCAGCCGCAGCTGAAGTCTTAATGTTTGGGTGTCTAGCCTGAGAGGGATCAAAACCAGAGTGAATAATGGCTCCACATTTGTCAGACTGCCAGAAAACATGCCTCCAATCTAATGCTAATTGCGTTATGCGTCTCCTTGTCATTTAAGTTGGCTGCTTTACAAGCTTGCTGTGCGGCAGTTATTCCTCCATCAttcatgttgtcattttcatttcttggCCCCTTTTGGATGAGATTAGATTCTACCTGAGAGGAGCTGTACTGAATCGCTTGATGCCATTGTTGAGCTTGTTTTCTCTCCCACCGCCTTGTTTTCAGGTACGAGAGTGTGATTGCCACACTGTGTGAAAACTTGGACTCCCTGGATGAGCCGGAGGCCCGTGCCGCCATGATCTGGATTGTGGGCGAGTACGCCGAGCGCATCGACAACGCCgacgagctgctggagagcttTTTGGAGGGTTTCCACGATGAAAGCACTCAGGTGTGTTTAAGAAGTCTGCGGGAAGGCTATTTGAAAAAAAGTCCATATTTAACGGTCATCATTACCAGttgctctgcagtcagaaacGATGAGTTCGCTctgaagcagaaggagctgcGTCGCACGCAAACACAGACGAGCTTCAGAGGACTGATCTGATTTAACtgtttaattattttcaaatgaGGAAATTACAGAATCAGAGGAGTgtaatattttgttttactgtgaCTAACCATGGTTAATGAGAAGACAGTCCAATAAGAGGATCAGTTTTTCTGTGTGGCTTAGAGGCGTGTTGTGTAGAAAAGCCAGCCTTTGCTCTGAAGAGCTTTCTCCACGGCTCACTGTGGGCTCCATCAAAGCTCTGTTAAACATTTCCCTCTTAAGTCACTGATCGATTTCCCCTATTGTTGCCTTGGAGAAGTTTTACTGATCATGAATACAGTCTTTGCAGGCAGGATGATATGCCTTATGAATAATAAACTCCCCTCTGTGCCTTTGTTTAATAAGTGCAGATTAAATTCATTGTGAAATTATTTACTGTTTGCAGGGAGCGGCATTCAGCATTGCTTCTGTTTCGTTGCTCACTGTTCATCGCAGAGCTTTGTGAAGCCCGTCATTTGGATGCATCGGTCGCTTTACGTAGACTGGATTGCATTTTGATGGTAGCAGCTGTAACGCCGGCGTCTGTGTCGCTCTGTGACCTGCAGGTGCAGCTCCAGCTTCTGACTGCAATCGTCAAGTTGTTCCTGAAAAAGCCCACAGAGACGCAGGAGCTGGTGCAGCAGGTGCTCAGCCTCGCCACGCAGGTGAGGAGAAACGCACCAGCGGTTCAGCTCATGCATCTTATTTTTAACCACAGCATCTCTGCCGTTCCCTGATCACCCGCCCTGTTTTGTCCGCCGCATTGAACCCTCCATCCCTGTCGTCCTCCTCTTAGCGTGCGCAGCTCGCTCCCATCAAACGGAGCCTCTTTCTGTCATATCGTATTTTTCCCCAAAGAGCTCTCTAATCTAATATTGTTctaatattcattcatttaagaGACACTTCAGTATCAATGGTATTATTTGGCTCAACTTCCTAATGGCTGCAGTGATGTGAGTGTACTTCACTGCGCTGAaacttaattttgttttaatcgTTTCAGGGTGTGAGCAGATTAGTTCACTTTAGAGAAGATATTCTGCGTGTTGGAGTCTGAAATGGAAATATAACCAGGGTGGCAATGGAgagctgtcttttttttatacccattttgttctcattttgaaaatgcctAAATACAAGCAACTTATGATAACAATCTGTCTGATTTGTCTAATTTGCAAGAATCATTACTGCAGAAATGTTTCGTTAACCAAGATaacatttttctattattattagtttttttttttttaaccagaagCAGATTATAAGAAATCGAAAAGATGTAAATTTTATCCAAGAGTGTGTATTTAAGAGTTTTGTTCTTGTACAGTGCACAAAGCAAGCAGCAACAGACtataaaacactttttctttttttcttttttcttttttttttgctgagctTGCTAGATAGATCATTGGAATTCTTTGAAACTCTGGAAATAATTTAAATTTCTATAACACTAACGCGTCAAGGCCGAtaccaaaaaaaagaagtgtttcgCATGAAATTCCTACGTATATCTAGTGTTCTTCATTCTCATCCTCTCGCTCTTGTTGCCCTTTGCAGGACTCTGATAACCCAGACCTCCGGGACCGCGGCTACATCTACTGGCGCCTGCTCTCCACAGACCCCGTGGCTGCCAAGGAGGTGGTTCTGGCCGAGAAGCCTCTGATCTCCGAGGAGACGGATCTGATCGAGCccacgctgctggaggagcttaTCTGCCACATTGGCACTCTGGCCTCTGTGTACCACAAGCCTCCCAGTGCCTTTGTGGAGGGCAGCCGCGGCGTTCAGCACAAGAGGCTCCCCGGCAGTGCCGGATCGTGAGTCAtgctctttatttatttgttgatcCGCTGCAGGCAGAGGGGGTTGTTTACTTAAGTGGAGCCCGCATCTGAACTCTGCTATTATGTTCTCGATCAATGCTGCTGACTGACACCCTCAGCAGTGTGAGGTTGTGTGGATGTTtctctgtgccccccccccccctccccgcatGCAGTTACTGTTATTCTCTCATATCGACAGGTTAACTGGCGTTGCAGTGATGTGAAAGTGACCATATTCGTCTGGTTTGCGAAATGATTTAATGCCGCTGGCTTTTCCCCTCTTCCAGTGGGGAGAGCGTCGAGAGCCCGGACgccggctccgccgccgccgtctctgatgcgccccctgctgtgatccCATCCCAAGGAGACCTCCTGGGAGATCTGCTCAACCTGGACCTGACGCCCCCCGCCACGACCGGGcctccccctcctgcctccACTGGCATGCAGATGGGTGCTGTGGATCTTCTTGGAGGAGGCCTCGACAGCCTGGTACGTCTCTTTCATCGCCGCCGGTGTGTTTCTCAGCTTCTTGTTCATTTTTGTCGGAGCCTCAAGGTTAATGGGTAAAGTGGTGAT contains these protein-coding regions:
- the ap1b1 gene encoding AP-1 complex subunit beta-1 isoform X1 is translated as MQEWANQLCENRQFGSKMTDSKYFTTTKKGEIFELKAELNSDKKEKKKEAVKKVIASMTVGKDVSALFPDVVNCMQTDNLELKKLVYLYLMNYAKSQPDMAIMAVNTFVKDCEDPNPLIRALAVRTMGCIRVDKITEYLCEPLRKCLKDEDPYVRKTAAVCVAKLHDINAQLVEDQGFLDTLKDLISDSNPMVVANAVAALSEIAESHPNSNLLDLNPQTINKLLTALNECTEWGQIFILDCLANYTPRDDRESQSICERVTPRLSHANSAVVLSAVKVLMKFMEMLPKDLDYYGTLLKKLAPPLVTLLSAEPELQYVALRNINLIVQRRPEILKHEMKVFFVKYNDPIYVKLEKLDIMIRLASQANIAQVLAELKEYATEVDVDFVRKAVRAIGRCAIKVEQSAERCVSTLLDLIQTKVNYVVQEAIVVIKDIFRKYPNKYESVIATLCENLDSLDEPEARAAMIWIVGEYAERIDNADELLESFLEGFHDESTQVQLQLLTAIVKLFLKKPTETQELVQQVLSLATQDSDNPDLRDRGYIYWRLLSTDPVAAKEVVLAEKPLISEETDLIEPTLLEELICHIGTLASVYHKPPSAFVEGSRGVQHKRLPGSAGSGESVESPDAGSAAAVSDAPPAVIPSQGDLLGDLLNLDLTPPATTGPPPPASTGMQMGAVDLLGGGLDSLMGDESEPPPIPLRTDTPQSPQLPPQSPSPPDYSPTELGGDLGGSPAMGAGFGAPPAAMPASFTAPVSGGLDDLFDLGGGVGMPMGSYSPPKTVWLPAMKAKGLEISGTFARRAGVIQMEMTLTNKAMSVMSDFAIQFNRNSFGLAPAGPLQVLTPVSPNQSIEVTLPLNTGGPVMKMEPLNNLQVAVKNNIDVFYFSCQYPISMLFVEDGKMERQVFLATWKDIPNDNESQFQIKECHLSSDAASNKLQGSNIFTIAKRTVDGQDMLYQSMKLTNGIWVLAELRVQAGNPNYTVSLKCRAAEVSQCVFQSYEAALKN
- the ap1b1 gene encoding AP-1 complex subunit beta-1 isoform X2 encodes the protein MTDSKYFTTTKKGEIFELKAELNSDKKEKKKEAVKKVIASMTVGKDVSALFPDVVNCMQTDNLELKKLVYLYLMNYAKSQPDMAIMAVNTFVKDCEDPNPLIRALAVRTMGCIRVDKITEYLCEPLRKCLKDEDPYVRKTAAVCVAKLHDINAQLVEDQGFLDTLKDLISDSNPMVVANAVAALSEIAESHPNSNLLDLNPQTINKLLTALNECTEWGQIFILDCLANYTPRDDRESQSICERVTPRLSHANSAVVLSAVKVLMKFMEMLPKDLDYYGTLLKKLAPPLVTLLSAEPELQYVALRNINLIVQRRPEILKHEMKVFFVKYNDPIYVKLEKLDIMIRLASQANIAQVLAELKEYATEVDVDFVRKAVRAIGRCAIKVEQSAERCVSTLLDLIQTKVNYVVQEAIVVIKDIFRKYPNKYESVIATLCENLDSLDEPEARAAMIWIVGEYAERIDNADELLESFLEGFHDESTQVQLQLLTAIVKLFLKKPTETQELVQQVLSLATQDSDNPDLRDRGYIYWRLLSTDPVAAKEVVLAEKPLISEETDLIEPTLLEELICHIGTLASVYHKPPSAFVEGSRGVQHKRLPGSAGSGESVESPDAGSAAAVSDAPPAVIPSQGDLLGDLLNLDLTPPATTGPPPPASTGMQMGAVDLLGGGLDSLMGDESEPPPIPLRTDTPQSPQLPPQSPSPPDYSPTELGGDLGGSPAMGAGFGAPPAAMPASFTAPVSGGLDDLFDLGGGVGMPMGSYSPPKTVWLPAMKAKGLEISGTFARRAGVIQMEMTLTNKAMSVMSDFAIQFNRNSFGLAPAGPLQVLTPVSPNQSIEVTLPLNTGGPVMKMEPLNNLQVAVKNNIDVFYFSCQYPISMLFVEDGKMERQVFLATWKDIPNDNESQFQIKECHLSSDAASNKLQGSNIFTIAKRTVDGQDMLYQSMKLTNGIWVLAELRVQAGNPNYTVSLKCRAAEVSQCVFQSYEAALKN